The sequence GCAGTTCGAGCGCGGCAGCCAGCGTGTGAAGCCCGAGGCGGCGGTTACACTGCGACCGCAGGGCGGCTTGCCGATGCGCTTACGCTTGCGCTCCTGAATCAGGCTTGCCGAAGCCCAATCAATTGTTATCCTGACAGAATCACCTGCAACCTGATGGGAATGCTGGGGTCCAATGGCGGGAGCAAAAGGATGAAGATTGGCAGCTTTCCGGAGCTTGTAAACGATCGGGCGGCCCGCGCCGTGGCGGCGTTAGTGGTTGCGCTGGCGCTATTTGCGCTGTGGAGCCAGAACCTGATCGCCGTACTTTTTTTGCTCTATGGCTTTCTGGCGCGCGTGCTCTACGGACCGCGCATCGACCTTTTTGCCCGGCTTTCGATTCATGTCCTGGTTCCGTTGCTGCGCCTGGGCGATCGACCCGTTCCAGGACCGCCCAAGCGATTTGCACAATTCATCGGTCTTTGTTTTAGCGCCGCGGCGCTTGCCTTCCTGCTGCTGGGGATGACGCTGCCCTTTCAGATTTCAGTTGGGACGCTGGCCTTCTTTGCCTTTCTGGAAAGCGCTCTTGGCTTCTGCGCCGGCTGCTTTGCTTTCTACCAGTTGATGCGCGTGGGCCTGCTTCCGCCGCAGGTCTGCGAAAATTGCAATCGGCTTTCAGCCGCCGCCGGCTCGCTCTGAGCCAGGCGCTGCTGCGGACTGGATGTTCAGATTGCCAGCAATTTGAGTTTCTGCTCGCGTTCCGCTTCCAGTAGAGCTTCCAGCAGCTCATCCATCTCGCCGTCCAGGAACGCGCTAAGATTGTAGGCCGTAAAGCCAATGCGATGGTCTGTGACCCGACCCTGTGGAAAGTTGTAGGTTCGAATTCGTTCGGAGCGATCGCCGCTTTTAACCTGCTCCTTTTTGAGCGCTGCCTCCGCTGCATGGCGCTCACTCTCCTGCTTTTCGGCCAGCCGCGCCCGCAGAATGCGCATGGCCCGCGCCATATTCTTATGCTGTGAGCGCTCATCCTGACAGTAGACCATAATGCCGCTGGGAACATGTCGCACGCGCACCGCTGACTCCGTCTTGTTCACATGCTGACCGCCGGCGCCGCTGGCGCGAATCGTATCGATGATCAGGTCCTTGTCATTGATTGTAACTTCTTCCTGCTCTACCTCGGGCATCACTGCTACAGTCACTGCGCTGGTGTGAATGCGTCCGCCGCTTTCGGTGACAGGAATGCGCTGGACGCGATGAGCCCCGCCCTCCTGGTGCAAGAGATCGTAGGCTTCGGCGCCGGCAATGCTGAACACTGCTTCTTTGTAGCCGCCCAGATCCGATTCGCTCAGCGAAATCATTTCCGCCGGCAGGCCGCGTCGTTCGGCAAAACGCAGGTACATGCGCGTCAGGTCGCTGGCAAAGAGCGCAGCTTCGTCGCCGCCGGTTCCGGCGCGGATTTCCAGAATCAGGCTGCGACCCTGGCGCGGATCGGGCGGAATCAGCAGTCGCTCGATGCGCTTCTTGCGACCTTCCAGCTCCGTTTGCAGCGATGCCACTTCCTCGCGCGCCATTTCGCGCATTTCGGCGTCTGTGGAGTCGCGCAGCATAGCCTCGGCCTGCTGCAGTTCGCTGCTCAGCCGCAAATACTCCTGCATTTCGGCGACGCGCGGACCAAGCTGAGCATGCAGGCGCGAAGTCTCACGCAATTCCGAAGTCGAAAGTTCGCCGCTGGAGAGCTTTTCCTCGATCTCACGAAAGCGTTCGATTTCTCTTTCCAGTCGATCTTTGAGCATGAGAAAGGGCGATCTGCCCCCGACAGGACTCGAACCTGTGCGCACGGTTTAGGAAACCGCCGCTCTATCCACCTGAGCTACGGGGGCCTCGCTGCTGTGTCGCTGCAGCGCAAAGCGGCGTCAATCGGGATTGCAATGGGCCGCGTCGATCACAGTGATCCGGGGGGTGTTGCGCTCGATGCTGGCGTTGAGTAAAGCTCGCCCAGGGCGCCGTTCTGAATTTGCTCGGCAGAAAAAACGCCGCGATCCATGACCAGCGCCGTAAGCAGATTGCCTGGCGTAATATCAAAGGCCGGATTGAAGACCGCGACCTCAGCCGGCGCCCAGTTAACTCGGGTCTGGCCGCTGGCAAAACCGCGCAGTTCGTCAGCATCGCGCTCTTCAATGGGTATACCGGCGCCGCTTGCCAGCTCCGGATCGATGGTCGTCTCGGGCGCCACACAATAGAAGGGAATTCCGTGGTATTTCGCCAGAGCGGCCAGCGCGTATGTTCCGATCTTATTGGCAAAGTCGCCATTGAGTGCGATTCGGTCGGCGCCAACGAAGATGGCGTCCACCTGTCCATTGCGCATCAGACTGGCGGCCATGTTGTCGGCGATGAGCGTACAGGGGACGCCGGAACGCGTCAGTTCCCACGCAGTCAAGCGCGCGCCCTGTAACAACGGTCGCGTTTCATCGACGTACACATGAATATTCTTCGCCTGACGGTGAGCGCGCAGAATTGCGCCAAGCGCGGTGCCGGCGCCGGCAGTACTGAGGCCGCCTGTAGCGCAGTGCGTCAGTAACGACTGGCCGTCGCCAATCAGTTTTGCGCCATGCTCGGCCATTCGCTCACAAAGCGCCTGGTCTTCCAGAAAGATTGCTTCCGCCTCGTGTTGCAGTCGCTCCGCCTGGAGCAGCGCATCGCTGCTATCGCCAACGAGACGGTCCATGATTCGCATCAGGTTCACCGCTGTGGGTCGCGAGGCCCGGAGGCGCGCTGCATCAGCGCGCAGCTCCGCCGGCTGAGCCCCATCGCGAGCGCGTTTGGCCAGCATCAGGGCAGCGGCAATGGCAATCAATGGCGCCCCGCGCACTGCAAGACGTTGGATTGCGTCGACCATAGCCGCAACGGACTCGATCTGGAGCCAGCGCTCCTCAGTCGGCAGCCGCGTTTGGTCGAGGATTGAGAGCGAGCCGTTGGTAAGACGCAACGAGGTAGCGTGAAGGTCGATCATGTTCTCAGAATTTCTCGATAGATGTCCAGCATTTGGATGCGCATAGCATCTACAGAGAACTCCCGTCTTACTCGTTTTCGACCGGCTGCGCCAAGCCTGGCAGCCAATACGGGATCTGCGTGAATACGGCGCAAATTGGCGGCGAACGCTTCGATATTTCCCACCGGGGCCGAAAGTCCAGTCTTCCCGTGGAGGTTCACCCAGTTGACGCCGTTGCCAAGATCAAAGCAAAGCACGGGCTTAGCACAGGCCATAGCTTCCGTCTGGACCAGGCCAAATGCCTCGGCCTTTTCAATCGAAGATAAGCAATAGACGTCACAGAGATGGTACAGCATTCGCAGTCGATCATCGCTCACTCGTCCCGCAAAATCTACTCGATTTGCTACGCCCAGACGACGGGCCAGCAGTTGCAACTCCGCAAGCTGCGGCCCATCGCCTGCCAACGTTAATTGAATGTCGGGCGCCAGCGCCAGTGCACGCAACAGGCAATCGAATCCCTTGTAATATACGAGTCTCCCGACCGCCAGAGCCATAAATTTCCGGCCCTTCCGGCGACGTTCGCTTAATAAGGCGCGCTGTTCGACGCGGTTCAATTGAAATCGGTGAAAGTCAATTCCATAGGGAACGACATACCGCCGCTCTGTTGGCGCCGCGCCAAGTTGCGTCGAATCTGTAAAATGCGCCGGCGTCGCCGCAACGATGGCGCTGGCCCGCCGTAGAACTCGGTTAACTATAGGCTGCACCAAAATCCGGGCAAACTTTTGGCGCACAATATCGCTATGCCACGATACAACAAGTTTAACTCTTCGAGGAAGAATCAAGGCGGCAAGACAGGAGAGCGGGTCCGGCAGATGCAGGTGAACAATATCAAAACGCCACTTACGGTTTAGTCGAAGAAGTTCGATGGGGAGCCACGGAGAGATTGCCAGTGATCCAAATTTGCCGAAGGAGGGGACGCGGTATACGTTCCAGCCATGGAACTGAAGCTCCTCGTATTTGAGGCTAAAAGTGCGGTGGGCGACGAGATTGGCAACGTTTGCCGCAGACTTCAGAGAATCAAGCAGCCGAATTACGGAATTCTCCAATCCGCCGTTGGCCGAATCCAGAAAACGGCCCAGGTGCAGGACCCGGATCGCTGGCTGCTGTCGCATTTTATCGCGCTGCATAGTGAATGCGGTTCTCCAGAAAAGGCGCCTTGAAAGCTTGCAGTTCAATGGAGTTGCAAAGTAGATTCAAGAGGGGTACTTTGCTGAGCGCTTTATCACTCGCGTAGATGAAATCTGTCAACGGCTCATACAGCATT is a genomic window of Leptospirales bacterium containing:
- a CDS encoding DUF4395 domain-containing protein produces the protein MLGSNGGSKRMKIGSFPELVNDRAARAVAALVVALALFALWSQNLIAVLFLLYGFLARVLYGPRIDLFARLSIHVLVPLLRLGDRPVPGPPKRFAQFIGLCFSAAALAFLLLGMTLPFQISVGTLAFFAFLESALGFCAGCFAFYQLMRVGLLPPQVCENCNRLSAAAGSL
- the prfA gene encoding peptide chain release factor 1, whose translation is MLKDRLEREIERFREIEEKLSSGELSTSELRETSRLHAQLGPRVAEMQEYLRLSSELQQAEAMLRDSTDAEMREMAREEVASLQTELEGRKKRIERLLIPPDPRQGRSLILEIRAGTGGDEAALFASDLTRMYLRFAERRGLPAEMISLSESDLGGYKEAVFSIAGAEAYDLLHQEGGAHRVQRIPVTESGGRIHTSAVTVAVMPEVEQEEVTINDKDLIIDTIRASGAGGQHVNKTESAVRVRHVPSGIMVYCQDERSQHKNMARAMRILRARLAEKQESERHAAEAALKKEQVKSGDRSERIRTYNFPQGRVTDHRIGFTAYNLSAFLDGEMDELLEALLEAEREQKLKLLAI
- the mtnA gene encoding S-methyl-5-thioribose-1-phosphate isomerase produces the protein MIDLHATSLRLTNGSLSILDQTRLPTEERWLQIESVAAMVDAIQRLAVRGAPLIAIAAALMLAKRARDGAQPAELRADAARLRASRPTAVNLMRIMDRLVGDSSDALLQAERLQHEAEAIFLEDQALCERMAEHGAKLIGDGQSLLTHCATGGLSTAGAGTALGAILRAHRQAKNIHVYVDETRPLLQGARLTAWELTRSGVPCTLIADNMAASLMRNGQVDAIFVGADRIALNGDFANKIGTYALAALAKYHGIPFYCVAPETTIDPELASGAGIPIEERDADELRGFASGQTRVNWAPAEVAVFNPAFDITPGNLLTALVMDRGVFSAEQIQNGALGELYSTPASSATPPGSL
- a CDS encoding glycosyltransferase, which translates into the protein MQRDKMRQQPAIRVLHLGRFLDSANGGLENSVIRLLDSLKSAANVANLVAHRTFSLKYEELQFHGWNVYRVPSFGKFGSLAISPWLPIELLRLNRKWRFDIVHLHLPDPLSCLAALILPRRVKLVVSWHSDIVRQKFARILVQPIVNRVLRRASAIVAATPAHFTDSTQLGAAPTERRYVVPYGIDFHRFQLNRVEQRALLSERRRKGRKFMALAVGRLVYYKGFDCLLRALALAPDIQLTLAGDGPQLAELQLLARRLGVANRVDFAGRVSDDRLRMLYHLCDVYCLSSIEKAEAFGLVQTEAMACAKPVLCFDLGNGVNWVNLHGKTGLSAPVGNIEAFAANLRRIHADPVLAARLGAAGRKRVRREFSVDAMRIQMLDIYREILRT